From Streptomyces chrestomyceticus JCM 4735, one genomic window encodes:
- a CDS encoding epoxide hydrolase family protein, protein MVTMTSDSVTPFRIGIPDSALEELKDRLHRVRLAGRETVPDGSQGVQRERLEELLEYWATGYAWRVLERRLNELGQFRTTIDGLGLHFMHVRSPRPDATPLLLLHGWPGSFLEFLKTVGPLTERGFHLVVPSMPGYGFSGQPASAGWDPDRIARAYGVLMRRLGYGSYLAQGGDWGGVVATRMGAQRLAGLRAIHVNFPEFLAAPPVGDDPAPEEKAALEQGSRFFAVHAGYHVMQRTRPQTIGYALTDSPAGQAAWIYEKFLDWARPDALTPDEILDHVSLYWFTGTAASSARLYWEYARQPLVLTELGLPVGVSVFPDELTRTPRIWAERAYADLRYFNDDIPAGGHFAALEQPELFVEEIVKFARTVAA, encoded by the coding sequence GTGGTGACCATGACTTCGGACAGCGTGACACCGTTTCGTATCGGCATTCCGGACAGTGCCCTGGAGGAGCTGAAGGACCGGCTCCACCGGGTACGCCTTGCCGGCCGGGAGACAGTGCCGGACGGCAGCCAGGGGGTGCAGCGGGAGCGCCTTGAGGAGCTGCTGGAGTACTGGGCCACCGGGTACGCCTGGCGCGTTCTGGAGCGGCGGCTCAACGAACTGGGCCAGTTCCGCACGACCATCGACGGTCTCGGCCTCCACTTCATGCACGTACGCTCACCCCGCCCCGACGCCACCCCCCTGTTGCTGCTGCACGGATGGCCGGGCTCGTTCCTGGAGTTCCTCAAGACCGTCGGGCCGCTCACCGAGCGCGGCTTCCACCTCGTCGTCCCCTCGATGCCCGGCTACGGCTTCTCCGGCCAACCCGCCTCGGCCGGCTGGGATCCGGACCGGATCGCCCGTGCGTACGGCGTGCTCATGCGGCGCCTCGGCTACGGCTCCTACCTGGCCCAGGGAGGCGACTGGGGCGGTGTCGTCGCGACCCGCATGGGGGCGCAGCGCCTGGCGGGCCTGCGTGCGATCCACGTCAACTTCCCCGAATTCCTCGCCGCACCACCGGTCGGTGACGACCCGGCCCCAGAGGAGAAGGCCGCACTCGAACAGGGCAGCCGCTTCTTCGCCGTCCATGCCGGATACCACGTCATGCAGCGCACCCGGCCGCAGACCATCGGCTACGCCCTGACCGACTCCCCGGCCGGGCAGGCCGCCTGGATCTACGAGAAGTTCCTCGACTGGGCTCGGCCCGACGCCCTCACCCCCGACGAGATCCTCGACCACGTCTCCCTGTACTGGTTCACCGGCACCGCTGCTTCCTCCGCCCGCCTGTACTGGGAGTACGCCCGGCAGCCGCTCGTTCTGACCGAGCTGGGCCTTCCCGTCGGGGTCAGCGTCTTCCCGGACGAACTGACGCGTACTCCGCGCATCTGGGCCGAGCGCGCCTATGCCGACCTGCGCTACTTCAACGACGACATCCCCGCAGGCGGCCACTTCGCCGCCCTGGAGCAGCCTGAGCTGTTCGTCGAGGAGATCGTCAAGTTCGCGCGGACGGTGGCCGCATGA
- a CDS encoding LysR family transcriptional regulator, with the protein MSERFPTPVDLDLRLVQCFTVVAEHRHFGRAAEALHTTQPSLSRQIRRLEQQVGVRLLDRTTHGTRLSEAGEVFLPQAQGLLRTAVEAMARTRAAARPSSITIGYSKGLVITAAVRALRDRNPDAEVHTRLLAWNDSRGALLEHRVDAVVTRLPFPTDRLRVTVLHDEPRVLVVSRDHRLAGKESVTLGDIADEPIPHVRQSDPLLNAYWRLDPRPDGRPAPDGPLAEALEDKHELIAAGQAVAVGPPLDHATGLHPSLTTVPLHGVEPSQVVLATRTGDRSRLVTAFRSLAEALLTGPHRTGPIHTT; encoded by the coding sequence GTGTCCGAACGCTTCCCCACACCCGTGGACCTCGACCTCCGGCTGGTGCAGTGCTTCACGGTGGTCGCCGAGCACCGGCACTTCGGCCGTGCCGCCGAGGCGTTGCACACCACCCAGCCGTCGCTGAGCCGGCAGATCCGCCGCCTCGAACAGCAAGTGGGCGTCCGCCTGCTCGACCGCACCACGCACGGCACCCGGCTCAGCGAGGCCGGCGAGGTTTTCCTGCCACAGGCCCAGGGGCTGCTGCGCACCGCCGTCGAGGCGATGGCCCGCACCCGTGCGGCGGCCCGGCCCAGCAGCATCACCATCGGCTACAGCAAGGGGCTGGTCATCACTGCGGCCGTACGGGCCCTACGGGACCGCAATCCCGATGCCGAGGTCCACACCCGCCTGCTCGCCTGGAACGACTCCCGCGGCGCGCTGCTGGAGCACCGCGTCGACGCGGTGGTGACGCGCCTGCCGTTCCCCACCGACCGGCTGCGCGTCACCGTCCTCCATGACGAGCCGCGCGTGCTGGTCGTGTCCCGGGACCACCGTCTGGCCGGCAAGGAGTCGGTCACCCTGGGCGACATCGCCGACGAGCCGATCCCCCACGTACGCCAGTCCGACCCGTTGCTGAACGCCTACTGGCGGCTCGATCCCCGCCCCGACGGGCGGCCCGCGCCCGACGGCCCCCTGGCCGAAGCCCTTGAGGACAAACACGAACTCATCGCCGCCGGACAGGCCGTGGCCGTCGGACCGCCCCTCGACCACGCCACCGGCCTGCACCCCAGTCTCACCACCGTCCCGTTGCACGGGGTCGAACCGAGCCAGGTCGTACTCGCCACGCGCACCGGCGACCGCAGCCGTCTGGTCACCGCTTTCCGCAGCCTTGCCGAAGCTCTGCTCACCGGACCCCACCGGACCGGACCGATACACACGACATGA
- a CDS encoding DUF4240 domain-containing protein: MSAEEILAFEHCCSRLRDAVRRWNVWTVAYLTGGGCSDDRFSDFPAGSVALRCESY, from the coding sequence ATGTCGGCGGAAGAGATCCTCGCGTTCGAGCACTGCTGCTCCCGCCTGCGTGACGCTGTCCGCCGCTGGAACGTGTGGACCGTCGCCTACCTCACCGGCGGAGGATGCTCCGATGACCGGTTCAGCGATTTCCCCGCGGGCTCGGTGGCCCTCCGATGTGAATCGTACTAA
- a CDS encoding trypsin-like serine peptidase: MTAQSATATAKPAVPAVPHTAADHSTPSRALADSPTTTAPTPSASSSPAPSLGEEEKFWTAERMDQAVPVDAARGPGPDAASPAGARRALLSSGKPPAGTKQAQHFEGYPMVGTFFSSESELGGKVTSCTGSVVHSNGRDLVLTAGHCATYMVGQHRIFVPQYRHGTPAAQQPHGIFPLTELYIDPRYVRNTKAPVSDLDFAFARVAPARKGNIEDVTGALTFAPSTSFKHSVRVVGYPSDDSVNKNHQAVFCDVATSRLPHFRQMQMTCAGFYGGVSGGPWIEGYDAAKRTGKLVGSTGGYYGGGNDDNDHWVTYSPLYGKDAVALYDDANAHRKPAARPPYVPAPDSAVLPGAADTWQHAKLMASGDFSGTGHSDLIVVWTDGEVTLYPGNGNGGYGNERRLLGSNDTWTHATTVTAGDFTGSRQFDLMTGWSDGEVTLYGDVGSRGLANDGTQMAAKDSTWKYAAQITAGRFNAAEYVTDLMVRWADGELTLYTGVSSGTFGQEHQLKARNETWEHATLLAAGEFSGSSKWDLMVRWSDGELDTYTGTTPQALGAETRIHNGNDLWPHDTVLTAGNFTGNGRSDDLVVRWSDGETTMYKDTRLSELGSEVMLVAPPN; the protein is encoded by the coding sequence GTGACCGCTCAGTCGGCCACCGCCACGGCGAAACCCGCGGTACCGGCCGTCCCGCACACGGCCGCTGATCACTCCACCCCCTCCCGGGCCCTCGCCGACTCTCCCACCACGACAGCGCCGACGCCTTCCGCGTCTTCCTCGCCGGCGCCGAGCCTCGGTGAAGAAGAGAAGTTCTGGACGGCGGAGCGCATGGACCAGGCCGTCCCCGTCGACGCCGCGCGCGGGCCGGGACCTGACGCGGCGTCGCCCGCGGGAGCCCGGCGTGCGCTGCTGTCCTCGGGCAAGCCGCCGGCCGGCACCAAGCAGGCTCAGCACTTCGAGGGCTACCCGATGGTGGGGACCTTCTTCTCCAGCGAGTCGGAATTGGGCGGGAAGGTCACTTCCTGCACGGGCAGCGTCGTCCATTCCAACGGCCGGGACCTCGTTCTGACCGCCGGGCACTGCGCCACGTACATGGTGGGCCAACACCGCATCTTCGTCCCGCAGTACCGCCACGGGACGCCGGCTGCCCAGCAGCCCCACGGCATCTTCCCGCTGACCGAGCTCTACATCGATCCGCGCTACGTGAGGAACACCAAGGCACCGGTCTCCGACCTCGACTTCGCGTTCGCACGGGTCGCTCCCGCCCGCAAGGGAAACATCGAGGATGTGACGGGGGCACTCACCTTTGCCCCCAGCACGAGCTTCAAGCACAGCGTCAGGGTGGTCGGCTATCCCTCCGACGACTCGGTCAACAAGAACCACCAGGCCGTCTTCTGCGATGTCGCGACGTCCCGGCTGCCCCACTTCCGACAGATGCAGATGACCTGCGCCGGCTTCTACGGAGGGGTGTCCGGCGGTCCGTGGATCGAGGGGTACGACGCCGCCAAGCGCACCGGCAAGCTGGTGGGAAGCACCGGCGGCTACTACGGCGGTGGCAACGACGACAATGACCACTGGGTGACCTATTCACCGCTCTACGGCAAGGACGCCGTGGCTCTGTACGACGACGCCAACGCCCACCGCAAGCCGGCGGCCAGGCCGCCCTACGTACCCGCGCCGGACAGCGCCGTGCTGCCGGGCGCCGCCGATACCTGGCAGCACGCCAAGCTGATGGCCTCCGGCGACTTCTCAGGCACCGGGCACAGCGACCTGATCGTGGTGTGGACCGACGGCGAGGTGACCCTCTACCCCGGCAACGGCAACGGCGGTTACGGCAACGAGCGCCGGCTGCTGGGGAGCAACGACACCTGGACGCACGCCACCACCGTCACCGCGGGCGACTTCACCGGGTCCCGCCAGTTCGACCTCATGACCGGCTGGTCCGACGGCGAGGTGACGCTCTACGGCGATGTCGGCTCGCGGGGCCTCGCCAACGACGGCACGCAGATGGCCGCGAAGGACTCCACCTGGAAGTACGCCGCGCAGATCACGGCGGGCCGGTTCAACGCCGCCGAGTACGTCACCGACCTCATGGTGCGCTGGGCCGACGGAGAACTCACCCTCTACACCGGCGTCAGCTCCGGCACCTTCGGCCAGGAGCACCAGCTCAAGGCCAGGAACGAGACGTGGGAACACGCCACACTGCTGGCCGCCGGCGAATTCTCCGGCAGTAGCAAATGGGACCTGATGGTCCGCTGGTCCGACGGTGAGCTCGACACCTACACGGGTACCACCCCCCAGGCCCTCGGCGCCGAGACGCGTATCCACAACGGCAACGACCTGTGGCCGCACGACACCGTCCTGACGGCCGGGAACTTCACCGGCAACGGCCGCTCGGACGACCTGGTCGTCCGCTGGTCCGACGGCGAGACCACGATGTACAAGGACACCCGCCTCAGCGAGCTGGGATCCGAGGTCATGCTCGTCGCCCCGCCCAACTGA
- a CDS encoding LysR substrate-binding domain-containing protein: MGAGRAPSPVRAWPTLEASRVAHEASGRQTRLRLVAAGLGVSVLPGVAADSVPHGAKGLRVEDPALVLERETLMVTDADASAGVRTMLQALRDESTARATEPSTSPHTDRAQPSSAVNQALPAPCRTCTSWPSALSPLGGGCCPFLVKYVPQAVPNR, from the coding sequence GTGGGAGCAGGGAGGGCGCCCTCCCCGGTTCGCGCCTGGCCGACCCTTGAGGCTTCGCGTGTGGCCCACGAGGCGAGCGGTCGGCAGACGCGCCTGAGGCTCGTCGCCGCGGGACTGGGCGTCTCCGTCCTGCCCGGAGTGGCCGCCGACAGCGTCCCGCACGGCGCCAAGGGGCTGCGCGTCGAGGACCCCGCACTCGTTCTCGAACGAGAAACCTTGATGGTCACGGACGCCGACGCCTCGGCCGGCGTGAGAACCATGCTCCAGGCCCTGCGCGACGAGAGCACCGCACGTGCCACGGAACCCTCGACATCACCCCACACTGATCGGGCCCAGCCGTCATCCGCCGTCAATCAGGCGCTTCCGGCACCGTGTCGAACATGTACGTCGTGGCCTTCGGCGCTGTCACCGCTCGGTGGAGGCTGCTGCCCGTTCCTTGTGAAATACGTTCCACAAGCGGTTCCGAACCGCTGA
- a CDS encoding VOC family protein, with the protein MPHTQTQTQPRPHAQARSLPLRLHHHAWITDDQEANRRFYEDVVGLPLVATWTEREAMAGVERAYSHTLYGLADGSALAFFQFADPKDQEEFRTSINSTPMRHIAFKVEAGAQEAIRERVDAVGSADANPHVIDHGFCVSLYVTDPNGLILEFAVDHPDVEKIEAEQRTTAHTDLARWLAGDHTSNNRWR; encoded by the coding sequence ATGCCGCACACACAGACACAGACGCAGCCCCGACCTCATGCGCAGGCCCGGTCCCTGCCCCTCCGTCTCCATCACCACGCCTGGATCACCGACGACCAGGAAGCCAACCGCCGCTTCTACGAGGACGTGGTCGGCCTGCCTTTGGTGGCCACGTGGACCGAGCGCGAGGCGATGGCCGGCGTCGAGCGCGCCTACAGCCACACTCTCTACGGCCTGGCCGACGGCAGCGCGCTCGCCTTCTTCCAGTTCGCCGACCCCAAGGACCAGGAGGAATTCAGGACCAGTATCAACTCAACTCCCATGCGTCACATAGCCTTCAAGGTCGAGGCCGGTGCACAAGAAGCCATCCGCGAGCGCGTCGACGCAGTCGGCTCGGCGGACGCGAACCCCCATGTGATCGACCACGGCTTCTGCGTCTCGCTGTACGTCACGGACCCCAACGGGCTGATCCTGGAGTTCGCCGTCGACCACCCCGACGTGGAGAAGATCGAGGCCGAGCAGCGCACCACCGCACACACCGACCTCGCCCGTTGGCTCGCCGGAGACCACACCAGCAACAACCGCTGGCGCTGA
- a CDS encoding erythromycin esterase family protein — protein sequence MNMHKSLLTALLVPLGATLAVAPAASAAPAAASVSADAAAPAGPEEAAAATFRSPEAALDRVAHPLRTTEPRGGLADLRPFGRMVGDARVVGLGEATHSSHEFFTVKHRVLRYLVEEKGFRAFALEAPWSTGLRFDAYLLRGEGDLKQIMDEEFRGDYRWWNNSEYRDLLQWIRAYNVKHPKDPVRFVGDDGGFAGAALYDKVSAYAAAARPELAPELTELYRGLRLATDAETYVSDYLAKPLAERKKLAERTGRAVDLLKQRPGTGADADAHAWALQHATAIHQMTTLYAFDWDDPKDISDAMLHRDRIMAENIAWWQQRTGDKILLSAHNSHLALKTYVPGHYPKVQGGFLRERLGVGYLSVGLTFDRGSFNASGQDGGARRFTVGPAAPGTAEHTLDRVRHRDYVLDLRNAPAAARAWLAAPHTVKNIGATYPGIADAPQIRLADSHDVLIHLHRVEAARMLK from the coding sequence ATGAACATGCACAAGTCCCTGCTCACGGCCCTGCTCGTCCCGCTCGGTGCCACCCTGGCCGTCGCCCCGGCCGCCTCCGCCGCCCCGGCCGCCGCATCGGTCTCCGCCGATGCCGCCGCGCCCGCTGGCCCGGAGGAGGCCGCGGCCGCCACGTTCCGCTCTCCCGAGGCGGCACTGGACCGGGTGGCCCACCCGCTGCGCACCACCGAGCCCCGCGGCGGCCTGGCCGACCTCCGCCCGTTCGGCCGGATGGTCGGCGACGCCCGGGTGGTGGGCCTGGGCGAGGCCACCCACAGCTCGCACGAGTTCTTCACCGTCAAGCACCGGGTTCTGCGGTATCTGGTCGAGGAGAAGGGCTTTCGGGCCTTCGCCCTCGAAGCCCCGTGGAGCACCGGACTGCGGTTCGACGCCTACCTCCTGCGCGGAGAGGGCGACTTGAAGCAGATCATGGACGAGGAGTTCCGGGGCGACTACCGGTGGTGGAACAACTCCGAGTACCGCGATCTGCTCCAGTGGATACGCGCGTACAACGTCAAGCACCCGAAGGACCCGGTCCGCTTCGTCGGCGACGACGGCGGGTTCGCCGGTGCCGCGCTGTACGACAAGGTGAGCGCCTACGCGGCCGCGGCCCGCCCCGAACTCGCCCCGGAGCTCACCGAGCTGTACCGGGGCCTGCGGCTCGCCACCGACGCCGAGACGTACGTCAGCGACTACCTGGCGAAGCCGTTGGCCGAACGCAAGAAGCTCGCCGAGCGGACGGGCCGGGCGGTGGACCTGCTCAAGCAGCGACCCGGCACGGGCGCCGACGCCGACGCGCACGCCTGGGCCCTCCAGCACGCCACCGCGATCCACCAGATGACCACGCTGTACGCCTTCGACTGGGACGACCCGAAGGACATCAGCGACGCCATGCTCCACCGCGACCGGATCATGGCGGAGAACATCGCCTGGTGGCAGCAGCGGACCGGCGACAAGATCCTGCTCTCCGCCCACAACAGCCACCTCGCCCTCAAGACGTACGTCCCCGGCCACTACCCGAAGGTCCAGGGCGGCTTCCTCCGCGAGCGGTTGGGCGTCGGCTACCTCAGTGTCGGCCTCACCTTCGACCGGGGTTCGTTCAACGCCTCCGGCCAGGACGGCGGCGCCCGCCGCTTCACCGTCGGCCCGGCCGCGCCCGGCACCGCCGAGCACACCCTCGACCGGGTACGGCACCGCGACTACGTGCTGGACCTGCGCAACGCCCCGGCGGCGGCCCGCGCCTGGCTCGCCGCGCCGCACACCGTCAAAAACATCGGCGCCACCTACCCCGGGATCGCGGACGCCCCCCAGATCCGACTCGCGGACTCGCACGACGTCCTGATCCACCTCCACCGGGTGGAGGCGGCCCGCATGCTCAAGTAG
- a CDS encoding glycosyltransferase family 2 protein: protein MSGLLVVEEDDALAAALRTLLAQDGHDVVRAPTDAKACACCSPGGPSCCCGPSGFGNPHTGGVQVTVRMRNADDRTPLPGHGRLRNALARLLVRVQDMEFTVSNTRAQPHRLGGAGRQRPVHPSAALDRIAAAERHPWQRGALLEEYELGLHMILSDYQVRHIADTWVSQEGLPRLRRLLSQRTRWAQGNLQCVRYAPRVIAPATTGGAASWRPSTRSSSRSRTWCHWSSQVFCSVCSWRTRTAARCWNRQPSYLCRRGSPSCRSAHSSSGGRSTGVCVPPAGPG, encoded by the coding sequence GTGAGCGGGCTGCTGGTGGTTGAGGAAGACGACGCCCTCGCGGCGGCGCTGCGCACGCTGCTCGCACAAGACGGCCACGACGTCGTACGGGCCCCAACGGACGCGAAGGCCTGCGCCTGCTGTTCGCCCGGCGGCCCGTCCTGCTGCTGCGGCCCGTCCGGATTCGGCAACCCGCACACCGGTGGCGTGCAGGTGACCGTGCGCATGCGCAACGCCGACGACCGGACCCCGCTGCCCGGCCACGGCCGGCTGCGCAACGCCCTCGCGCGGCTGCTCGTACGGGTGCAGGACATGGAGTTCACCGTGTCCAACACCCGGGCCCAACCGCACCGGCTCGGCGGGGCTGGGCGGCAACGGCCAGTTCATCCGTCTGCCGCCCTGGACCGCATCGCCGCCGCCGAACGCCACCCCTGGCAGCGCGGCGCCCTCCTGGAGGAATACGAACTGGGCCTCCACATGATCCTCAGCGATTACCAGGTGCGCCACATCGCCGACACCTGGGTCTCCCAGGAGGGCCTGCCGCGCCTTCGCCGCCTGCTGAGCCAGCGCACCCGGTGGGCGCAGGGCAACCTCCAGTGCGTGCGCTACGCCCCCCGCGTCATCGCCCCCGCCACTACCGGGGGCGCGGCGTCCTGGAGACCCTCTACACGTTCCTCCAGTCGGTCGCGCACCTGGTGTCACTGGTCGTCACAGGTGTTCTGCTCGGTCTGCTCCTGGCGGACGAGGACCGCGGCGCGGTGCTGGAACAGACAGCCGTCATATCTCTGCCGGCGGGGCTCGCCATCCTGTCGATCGGCCCATTCGTCCTCTGGGGGCCGGTCTACCGGCGTATGCGTGCCGCCGGCTGGTCCCGGCTGA
- a CDS encoding calcium-binding protein, producing MLTASAGAMLHGDDGDDHLDGGGGPFGFGSYGGPGNDTLTNCGQDCYGEAGNDTLTGTDEDNTLHGDDGDDILHGKGSADVLYGGKGNDKLYGEAGNDTLWGNSGDDVLWGGPGTDKLSGGPGRNEVHQN from the coding sequence GTGCTCACCGCCTCCGCGGGCGCCATGCTCCACGGCGACGACGGCGACGACCACCTCGACGGCGGCGGCGGACCGTTCGGCTTCGGCTCCTACGGCGGCCCGGGCAACGACACCCTCACCAACTGCGGGCAGGACTGCTACGGCGAAGCGGGCAACGACACCCTGACCGGCACCGACGAGGACAACACCCTGCACGGTGACGACGGCGACGACATCCTGCACGGCAAGGGCAGCGCTGATGTCCTCTACGGCGGCAAGGGCAACGACAAGCTCTACGGCGAGGCGGGCAACGACACCCTGTGGGGCAACAGCGGCGACGACGTCCTGTGGGGCGGCCCGGGCACAGACAAGCTCTCCGGCGGGCCCGGCCGTAACGAAGTGCACCAGAACTGA
- a CDS encoding ester cyclase — translation MDTVAALYRRWLCDLWHGDFSAAEEIFAPGIVGHWPAFDVHGPQGMVGQVRQSYDYFEDIKVTLDVGPVVGDALVAAHWTFHGTYRGGIPGATAPAGTRVSFAGQDIFRVADGRFTEYWVVSDGLGMMTALGAV, via the coding sequence ATGGATACCGTCGCTGCGCTCTACCGCCGTTGGCTCTGCGATCTGTGGCACGGAGATTTCTCCGCCGCCGAGGAGATCTTTGCTCCCGGCATCGTCGGCCACTGGCCCGCCTTCGACGTGCACGGTCCGCAGGGGATGGTCGGCCAGGTCCGCCAGTCGTACGACTACTTCGAGGACATCAAGGTCACCCTGGACGTCGGTCCGGTCGTCGGCGATGCGCTGGTGGCGGCGCACTGGACCTTCCATGGCACGTACCGCGGTGGGATTCCCGGTGCCACTGCCCCGGCCGGCACCCGGGTCTCCTTCGCCGGACAGGACATCTTCCGCGTCGCGGACGGCCGTTTCACGGAGTACTGGGTTGTCTCGGACGGCCTCGGCATGATGACCGCGCTCGGAGCCGTCTGA
- a CDS encoding TetR/AcrR family transcriptional regulator encodes MSEEHSAAGTGSGGGAVRRGRPARLSRERVIEAALDIVTRQGSQALTMRRVAEALGSAPMSIYRHVRDKDELLVLLLDRIVADLPRPELPEEPRARLMALLTWQHGELAARPWIVDVLRRGDVMAPSVLWLLEELYTAWQACGLSLQEAATANRIVWNFLLGDLTQHVEGPADRAPYQVSVPAGADPAQYPTVAALRPYWQSAGRRDRFGDDLAVLVGVLTTTAGRGG; translated from the coding sequence GTGAGTGAGGAGCACAGCGCAGCAGGTACGGGGTCGGGTGGGGGAGCGGTGCGCCGTGGGCGGCCGGCCCGGCTGTCCCGGGAGCGTGTCATCGAGGCGGCCTTGGACATCGTCACCAGGCAGGGCAGCCAGGCGTTGACGATGCGCCGGGTCGCCGAGGCGCTGGGCAGCGCCCCTATGAGCATCTACCGGCATGTGCGGGACAAGGATGAACTCCTGGTACTGCTTCTGGACCGTATCGTGGCCGACCTGCCCCGGCCTGAGCTGCCCGAGGAGCCCCGCGCCCGTCTTATGGCCCTGCTGACCTGGCAGCACGGCGAACTGGCGGCCCGGCCCTGGATCGTGGACGTGCTCAGACGCGGCGATGTGATGGCTCCCTCGGTGCTGTGGCTCCTGGAGGAGCTCTACACCGCCTGGCAGGCCTGCGGCCTGTCGCTGCAGGAGGCGGCCACCGCCAACCGGATCGTCTGGAACTTCCTGCTGGGCGACCTGACCCAGCACGTCGAGGGCCCCGCGGACCGCGCTCCGTACCAGGTGAGTGTGCCTGCCGGGGCGGACCCCGCCCAGTACCCCACGGTGGCCGCGCTGCGCCCGTACTGGCAGTCCGCGGGCCGCCGGGACCGCTTCGGCGACGACCTCGCCGTGCTGGTGGGCGTCCTGACGACGACCGCGGGCCGAGGTGGGTGA
- a CDS encoding TetR/AcrR family transcriptional regulator, translating to MAGKKQFDMDAALDAAMIQFWRAGYADTSVDDLSRATGLNRSSIYSSLGAKDTLFLRCLDRYAARYGDKYDAALSCAASEPLAAVRAFFDVTLKRIADPELPDGCLIAQSAMAIPVLSPAVAAHAKKALGCQRSRLRAALKAGRLTDRDADAFAEHAAAVNQSLAVMSRAGASPAQLLAVVSVTVDALSQALRATRRV from the coding sequence GTGGCAGGCAAGAAGCAGTTCGACATGGACGCGGCACTGGACGCCGCGATGATTCAGTTCTGGCGCGCCGGCTACGCCGACACTTCAGTGGACGACCTGTCACGGGCGACCGGCCTGAACCGCAGCTCCATCTACTCCTCGCTCGGCGCCAAGGACACGCTCTTCCTGCGCTGCCTGGATCGCTACGCCGCGCGCTACGGCGACAAGTACGACGCCGCCCTGTCGTGTGCAGCATCGGAACCCCTGGCGGCTGTTCGTGCGTTCTTCGACGTGACCCTTAAGCGCATCGCCGACCCTGAACTGCCCGATGGATGCCTGATTGCCCAGTCCGCCATGGCGATTCCGGTGCTGAGCCCGGCCGTCGCGGCGCACGCCAAGAAGGCACTCGGCTGCCAGCGTTCGCGCCTGCGCGCCGCGCTGAAGGCCGGGCGATTGACCGACCGGGACGCCGATGCCTTCGCTGAACACGCGGCGGCCGTGAACCAGTCTCTCGCCGTCATGAGCAGAGCCGGGGCGAGCCCGGCGCAGCTCCTGGCCGTAGTGAGCGTGACTGTTGACGCGCTCTCGCAAGCGTTGCGCGCAACCAGGCGTGTTTGA
- a CDS encoding alpha/beta fold hydrolase, producing the protein MTDPATTTQHVSEANPARDLPLHDLDGFTHRWVDADGIRLHAVEGGQPAGPTVVLLAGFPQTWQAWRKVMPRLADQFRVIAIDLPGQGHSERPERSYDTHTVAAHVHAAVQALGVSAYWLAAHDIGAWVAFSLALNYENQLHGVALLDAGIPGITLPETIPTDPARAWKTWHFAFHLVPDLPETLLADRERDYVGWFLKTKALSPDAFDDTDLDHYAAALAADGGLQASLAYYRDAAESARKNHQALNRHRLAVPILGFSSSHGSIPDMAASISPWADNTTGAVVPDAGHFIPDEQPEAVAAALAGFITGRD; encoded by the coding sequence GTGACTGACCCTGCAACCACTACTCAGCATGTCTCCGAAGCCAACCCTGCCCGCGACCTGCCCCTGCACGACCTGGACGGGTTCACCCACCGCTGGGTCGACGCAGACGGAATCCGCCTTCACGCCGTTGAAGGCGGCCAACCGGCAGGCCCGACTGTTGTCCTGCTCGCCGGGTTCCCGCAGACCTGGCAGGCCTGGCGAAAGGTCATGCCTCGTCTCGCTGACCAGTTCCGCGTCATCGCGATCGACCTGCCCGGCCAAGGCCACTCCGAGCGCCCGGAGCGCAGCTACGACACCCACACGGTCGCCGCCCACGTCCACGCCGCCGTGCAAGCACTCGGAGTGTCGGCATACTGGCTGGCCGCCCACGACATCGGTGCCTGGGTCGCCTTCTCCCTCGCCCTCAACTACGAGAACCAACTGCACGGGGTCGCCCTGCTCGACGCTGGAATCCCCGGCATCACCCTTCCGGAAACGATTCCCACCGACCCGGCCCGGGCGTGGAAGACCTGGCATTTCGCGTTCCACCTCGTGCCCGACCTGCCTGAGACCCTCCTCGCCGACCGCGAACGGGACTACGTCGGCTGGTTCCTGAAAACGAAGGCCCTCTCTCCCGACGCGTTCGACGACACCGACCTCGACCACTACGCAGCGGCCCTCGCCGCCGACGGCGGCCTCCAAGCCTCCCTCGCCTACTACCGAGACGCCGCCGAGTCGGCACGCAAGAACCACCAGGCGCTCAACCGGCACCGCCTGGCCGTGCCCATCCTCGGATTCTCCAGCAGCCACGGCTCCATCCCGGACATGGCTGCCTCCATCAGCCCATGGGCCGACAACACCACCGGAGCCGTCGTGCCTGACGCCGGACACTTCATCCCCGATGAGCAGCCCGAAGCCGTCGCTGCCGCTCTAGCCGGCTTCATCACCGGCCGCGACTGA